CTGCCATTACGGGGGTATTGTTCTTTCATCTCGTACTATTAATGATCATTTTTTTGATATTCATTAAAAAATTTAATGATAGATGAACAGTAATTCTAATGAATGATTTATTATAAGAATCCAGGTATGAATCTCTACAGAAGTTAATGAACTTCAGATTAGCTAAAATGCTGACCTTCCAGTTCCGTTATTTTCTGTTCAAGTTCTTTGTATCCGAATTATGGATAAATATTATGAAGATAAGTCCTCTCTATTTTTACGGGTTTTACTTTAAAAAGTATCTGGAAAATAAGAGGAAGTAGGCATGATAAGTGAATCGGGAAAATGATTATGATTGAAAAATGGTGTAAATATTTATTCTTTTTTTGATCTTTTCCTTCACCAAGTGGATGACATCCGGGCTTTCCAAGGCTGCACTACCACTCCGAACATCTCAAAAAATTGGCGCTTGTAATTCAATTTCTTCTCAAAATTTGAATTATTTGTAAGAAAATCAGGAGAAAACAACGATTAATCGGCTATCTATCAAACTAAAGGTGTTCTTAACTTGACTTTGTTTGGTGTTCTCCGTAATCTCTCAGTGAAGATCATAAATTAGTGATTAAAGGAATAAAGAAGTATGAGTACAGGTACAGTAAAGTTTTTTAATGAGTCAAAAGGTTTCGGTTTTATTACACCAGAAGAGGGTGGTAATGATGTTTTCGTTCACAGTTCAGAAATTGTGGATGGACCTCTTTATGAAAATGACAAAGTCACTTTCGAAATCGGAGAAGGTCAGAAAGGACCTTGTGCTATAAAAGTAAGCAAAATTTAATATAATTATTATAATAATAAATTCTTACCGAGAAGGGGTTTCCTGTATAGGGAATCACTTCTAGCAATGAACATAATAGGCATGCATTCCTCTAGAAGGATAGTATGCCTATTTTTTTTATAAGTAGATTATTTAATTTGAATAGATTGCATGATGAAGTACATTGTTTTAGATTTATTTCCCCTGCAGAAGCATCGTTTCTCTCAGGGAGACACCATTTGCTTCTGCAGAATCCAATGGTTCTGATTTACTGTTTACTTCTCCTGCCTTAAAGCAATGCAGTACCTTCTGATTAAATACAGTTCTGAATCCCAGTGATTCAAAGGTTTTTTGAAGAACTTGCGGGGTGAATCCCATATCATCAACATTGTTTTGTTCGCAAATACTGATATATCCTGCAAATTTCCTGGGGCCTGAATCAAATTCACTTGTCCAAACCGAACGGTTGCCGGGCATGTAGTTTGTGAAGCAATAACAGCGGTCAATGAATTTTTTCATGTCACTGCTCACATTGTAAAAATATGTAGGCGATCCGATAATCACAGCATCTGCTTCTCTCAGTAAAATATAGGCTCTCTGCATATCATCTTTGATTACGCATTGGTTGCTTTTTGAACAACCCTCACAGCCGTTGCATCCGACAAAATTCATTTCCCCCAGAAAAAGGGTCTCTACCGAAAAATCCTCTGAATTCTGAAAAGCACTGAGGGTTTTTTCAATTAACGCGGCAGTATTACCGTTTTTTCTTTTACTTCCGACCACAGCTAATATTTTCATGCTCATTAGGATACTTCACTGTTCGATGAGGAGTCTTCATCCATGAATCTGTAAACCTCCTGAGACGTGGCAGCAATAGGGCCACTCACAAGAAGAGGAGGAGAAATTATTTTTTCGGCATTGAGCATGGATGCCATTCGCTGAAGAGAGGAGATAATCATATTTTTTTCCCACTCCTCCAGTTTTTCAAATTCGTCTGTAAATTCTTCCTGAAGCAGAGAGGGATTCGTGTCCAATATCTTTTCAGATTTCTCAGTGAGAAGAATATTTACCTTACGTTTATCCAGAGAACTTCTCTGACGTGTGGCAAAACCCTGTTGTTCGAGACGGTCCAGGATGCTGGTTACCGTAGCCTGAGACAGGCTGACCTCTTTGGCAATGGCCGAAATAGGTCTATCAGAACCTTTGTGTATCTCCTTTAGAACAATCAATTGAGGACCAGTGAGACCATATCGTTTGGACAGTTTTTTAGACTGAAGGTCTATGGCCCGAATAATCTGTCTCAATGTAGAGACAACAATGTCTGAATTATTCTGCAACACCATATATTCACCTCTTATATTAAATTATTTTAAATTATTTTTACAATATCACTCAAATTGATGAATTGTAAAGTATACATATTTTAACGGCACTAATAATTATATATTCAGAAAATTAGTAATTAATATCACTTTAAAGCATATTTAAATAAATTATAGGGGCTCATGAGGGCATTCTAGCCCTTTATTTCATGATTTTTAAACTTTGATCGTTTGACTAAGGTGTTGTTTTCGTTTAGTGTACTAAGTAAATACATCAAAAATTGAGGTTTTTATGAAAAAAAGTATTTTAATACTACAGGTATTATTGATAATGGTTTCTTTTTCGCTGACTGCTGAAGGTCAGCAGGATAATAGTACAACTATAATATTCGGAGATGTCTCCTGGGACAGTGTTCAGGTTCACAATCGAATTATGGGATTCATCATTGAAAATGGTCTGACAGGTTACAAAGCAGATTATATCCCCGGTGATACAATGCCCATTATAAATGGAATCATACAGGGTGACGTTGATGTGGACATGGAGTCCTGGCACTCAAATGTTCCTGAAATATATAAAGAGGGAATTGAATCAGGAGATATGATTGACTTGGGAAAAAATCTTCCCGATGCTCCTCAGGGATGGTGGATACCACGTTACCTTGTTGAAGGTCCTGATGCTCCAGCCCCTGACCTGAAAACGGTTGCAGATCTTCCCAAGTATGCTCATCTGTTCAAAGATCCTGAAGATCCTTCTAAAGGACTTATATACGGCGGTGTTGCAGGATGGGGACAGCTCACAGTATCTGAAGATTTTTTCAAAGAATATAATTTAGAAGAAACCTTTAATCTGGGAATTGCCGGATCAGGAACAGCTTTGGCCGGTACCATGGTAGGTGCCTATAAAAAGAAAGAAGCCTGGTGTGGTTATTATTGGGCTCCCACAGCCGTACTTGGAAAATTGGATATGATTCGCCTCGCAGGAAGTGAATATCCTGCAGCAGATGTGAATATTCTTGTGAGTAAATCTATGCTTGAAAAAGCTCCGGATGTCGTTGAAATCCTGAAAAAATACAGTACTACTGTAGATGATAACAACGAATTTCTGGCCAAAATGGAAGATGAAGGCTGGGATACAATGCAGACTGCACAATGGTTCCTGAAAAACAAAGAAGAAGTCTGGACTAAATGGGTCTCTTCCGAAGTTGCCGAAAAAGTAAAAGCAGCACTCTAAAAAGGATATATAATGACTGATACGACTCTTGGGAATGAACAGGAAATGGTTCATTCCGGGGGGAGTAAATCCCCTCAAATTATAATAAAAGACTTATGGAAGATCTATGGTCGTGATCCAAAAAGAGTTCTTAAGAAAGACCTGAGAAATAAATCAAAAGATGAGATACAGAAGAAAACCGGTTGTATTGTCGGTATGCGAAATATCAATCTGGAGATTGAAAAGGGTCAATTTTACATCCTGATGGGATTGTCTGGAAGCGGCAAATCCACTCTGATCAGAAGCCTTATTCGATTGATAAATTCCAGTAGTGGATCAATTACAATCAATGACAAAAACATCACAAAGATGAATCAGGAACAGCTCCTTCAATTTAGAAGGAAAACCTTCGGTATGGTATTTCAGCATTACGGATTACTTCCGCATCTGACTGTTCTGGATAATGCCGCCTATGGACTGAAAGTCAAAGGCATGCCAAAGGGAGAACGCTACGCCAAAGCCATGCGAACCCTGGAAACTGTCGGTCTTAAGGGTTGGGAAGATTATTATCCCGGATCTTTAAGTGGAGGCATGCAGCAGCGTGTCGGTCTGGCCAGGGCTCTCTCCAATGACCCTGAGATTCTCCTTATGGATGAACCCTTCAGCGGACTTGACCCCCTTATCCGCAGACAGATGCAGGATGAACTTGTTGAGCTCCAGGAGACCCTGAAAAAAACAATCGTATTCGTAACCCATGACCTGCATGAAGCTCTCAAGCTTGGTGATAAGATCGCCATCATGAGAAATGGTGAGGTTGTTCAGGAAGGGACTCCCGAAGAGATCGTAACTCAACCTGCTGATGATTATGTTCAGGAATTTGTCAGAGATGCATCTCCGGCCAAAGTACTGACAGCCGGCAGTATCATGGAAGAGCCCAAGATTATCCTTTATGACTGGGAAGGTCCCCGGACGGCCCAAACCCTTTTACTCTCCAATAACAGACGCTCAGCCTTTGTTGTCAGCAAATCCAGAAAGTTTCTGGGAGTGGTCACAGACGTCAAGCTCAATAAGCTGTTAGAGAATAAAGATCACAGTGGAGGGATTCCAGAGTCTATCATTCGAAAAGTCCCGACTGTCACTGAAGACACGATACTGGAAGACTTGTTTTCCATCGTCAATGAAAATCCCTATCCCATACCGGTGGTTGATGAAAATGGCCGATTCAAAGGGAAAGTGACTACAGACCAGATCTTTGAATCTATAACGCCCCTGGAAGAAGGAGAAGGCAATGATTAAGTTTCCTGATATTGTCGGTATACCTCTTGCTAAATGGATCGATGCAATTATGGACTGGCTTTTGGAAAATCTTGATGGGTTTTTTGATGCCGTAGGTTTTGTTATTCTCCAGGTTGTTGTCGGAATTGAAAAGATTTTTCTCTTTACTCCCTGGTTTATTATAATTCTTCTTGTCGGACTGGCTGGATGGAAACTTGTCGGGAAATGGAAAACCGGAATCGTATTTATGGTTCTCATGTTTATGATAGGAACTTTCGGATATTGGGAGCTCGCCATGCGGACCCTCAGTCTTGTTATTGCTTCTGTCTTTTTCTCTTTGCTTATCGGTATCCCTACGGGTATTAAAATGGCTCGGAGTGACCGTGCCCTATCCATCCTGCAGCCCCTGCTGGACGGCATGCAGACCATGCCCAGTTTTGTTTATCTAATTCCTGCCCTAATGTTTTTCGGTATGGGTAAGGTGCCAGCCATGTTTGCCACCATTATATATGCTGTCCCTCCGGTGATCCGGCTTACCAATGTGGGTATCAGGACTGTTGATGTAGAAGCCGTTGAAGCCTCCAAGGCTTTCGGTGCTACCCCCAGACAGGTCCTTATAGATGTACAACTGCCTCTGGCGAAACCCTCAATTATGGTGGGGATTAATCAGACAACCATGATGGCCCTGGCCATGGTGGTCATCGGTTCCATGATTGGTGCTAAAGGACTTGGAATGGAAGTTCTGCTGTCGATCAACCGGATTGAGGTAGGACGTGGTTTTGAAGCTGGAATTTCTATTGTTTTTCTAGCCATCATTATTGACCGCATCACTCACTCATTTTCTGTCAAAAAAGACTGATAACTGGGGATTCCTAAAATTGCTTTTGCGGTTTTGGAATCCCCTTTATTTTAATCATGCCCTCTCTTCTGAAGGGATCACTCTCCATATTCAAATCATTTTTTAATTCCCTGATTTCATACATCTCTAAATCTCTTTTTTTTTGTACAGACCATTCTGTATTCACTCATAAGTAAATTTAAAAATGTCACATAGTTTGACAGCTTTAAATGCAGGATATATGCTTACTATGATATTTTTTCCTTAAAGTGAAAAATATCACTATGTATTCATCAA
Above is a window of Oceanispirochaeta sp. M1 DNA encoding:
- a CDS encoding cold-shock protein translates to MSTGTVKFFNESKGFGFITPEEGGNDVFVHSSEIVDGPLYENDKVTFEIGEGQKGPCAIKVSKI
- a CDS encoding flavodoxin family protein, which codes for MKILAVVGSKRKNGNTAALIEKTLSAFQNSEDFSVETLFLGEMNFVGCNGCEGCSKSNQCVIKDDMQRAYILLREADAVIIGSPTYFYNVSSDMKKFIDRCYCFTNYMPGNRSVWTSEFDSGPRKFAGYISICEQNNVDDMGFTPQVLQKTFESLGFRTVFNQKVLHCFKAGEVNSKSEPLDSAEANGVSLRETMLLQGK
- a CDS encoding MarR family winged helix-turn-helix transcriptional regulator, with protein sequence MVLQNNSDIVVSTLRQIIRAIDLQSKKLSKRYGLTGPQLIVLKEIHKGSDRPISAIAKEVSLSQATVTSILDRLEQQGFATRQRSSLDKRKVNILLTEKSEKILDTNPSLLQEEFTDEFEKLEEWEKNMIISSLQRMASMLNAEKIISPPLLVSGPIAATSQEVYRFMDEDSSSNSEVS
- a CDS encoding ABC transporter substrate-binding protein encodes the protein MKKSILILQVLLIMVSFSLTAEGQQDNSTTIIFGDVSWDSVQVHNRIMGFIIENGLTGYKADYIPGDTMPIINGIIQGDVDVDMESWHSNVPEIYKEGIESGDMIDLGKNLPDAPQGWWIPRYLVEGPDAPAPDLKTVADLPKYAHLFKDPEDPSKGLIYGGVAGWGQLTVSEDFFKEYNLEETFNLGIAGSGTALAGTMVGAYKKKEAWCGYYWAPTAVLGKLDMIRLAGSEYPAADVNILVSKSMLEKAPDVVEILKKYSTTVDDNNEFLAKMEDEGWDTMQTAQWFLKNKEEVWTKWVSSEVAEKVKAAL
- a CDS encoding glycine betaine/L-proline ABC transporter ATP-binding protein — its product is MTDTTLGNEQEMVHSGGSKSPQIIIKDLWKIYGRDPKRVLKKDLRNKSKDEIQKKTGCIVGMRNINLEIEKGQFYILMGLSGSGKSTLIRSLIRLINSSSGSITINDKNITKMNQEQLLQFRRKTFGMVFQHYGLLPHLTVLDNAAYGLKVKGMPKGERYAKAMRTLETVGLKGWEDYYPGSLSGGMQQRVGLARALSNDPEILLMDEPFSGLDPLIRRQMQDELVELQETLKKTIVFVTHDLHEALKLGDKIAIMRNGEVVQEGTPEEIVTQPADDYVQEFVRDASPAKVLTAGSIMEEPKIILYDWEGPRTAQTLLLSNNRRSAFVVSKSRKFLGVVTDVKLNKLLENKDHSGGIPESIIRKVPTVTEDTILEDLFSIVNENPYPIPVVDENGRFKGKVTTDQIFESITPLEEGEGND
- a CDS encoding proline/glycine betaine ABC transporter permease yields the protein MIKFPDIVGIPLAKWIDAIMDWLLENLDGFFDAVGFVILQVVVGIEKIFLFTPWFIIILLVGLAGWKLVGKWKTGIVFMVLMFMIGTFGYWELAMRTLSLVIASVFFSLLIGIPTGIKMARSDRALSILQPLLDGMQTMPSFVYLIPALMFFGMGKVPAMFATIIYAVPPVIRLTNVGIRTVDVEAVEASKAFGATPRQVLIDVQLPLAKPSIMVGINQTTMMALAMVVIGSMIGAKGLGMEVLLSINRIEVGRGFEAGISIVFLAIIIDRITHSFSVKKD